The DNA window GTTCGTCCATGTCCACAGACGCACGCATTTGTCTTTGAGGGTAAAACGAATAGCGTGAAGAGCAAATCGGAGCCAACGAGCAGCAAACGCACGTTGCCAACTTGCTCAAAGTGACAAGTACCAAACAGCAGGCTGATACAGACTGATAAACTACAACCCTGACGAGGCAAACAAGCTTCAATCACATGGCAACGGCATCCCTGTTCTAGCTAGCTAAAAAGGGAAGAGGAAGAGCCGACGAGGCGCTCTCGGGTACACTCACACGGTCTAGTGCTAGCTCGCGAGCTCAGCACCGGTGCCAGCCAATGATGCACTGACACGTCACCCGTGCATCCAATCTGATTCTGATCCACCCCGGGCACGGAGGGCTCGCGCAGCGCCGCACGCTCttgccgcctccgcccgcgccgctaCTCGTACCTGTAGATGAAGTCGGAGTTGCCGACCATGGCGTTGAGCACCTGCGAGACGAGGAACCCGCTGCCGGCGAGGACCGCCACGATgagcagcgccgtgacggggtTCTTGAGCAGCTCCACGATAGGCTGCAGCACCGTGTACGCCACCCCCGTGCTCACCGTCACCACGTACAGCGCGTACCGCCGCATGTTGTCCCAGAACTCCTCCACCAGCGGGCCCTCGGGCCCCAGCGCCAGCGCGGGGCCGGCACCGGCCGACAGGGCCAGCGCCACGGCCACGCCCGCCGTGATGCCGCCGATGAGCGCCCACGTCGGCAGCGCGCACGTCCTGCCGCCGTCGTCGGCGCCCGACGCAGCTTGCTCTCGCCGCAGCTTGCTCTCCGTAGCTGCCACGGCTGCCTCGAAGCTCACTTGAGGTGCTATGTCCAGGCGCACGgctggctgctgctgcggagCGGGTTCAGGGGAGGAGAGGCGagcgcggacggcggcggccgtgaaGCCATGGCCGCGTCTGGGGGAGAGGCGAGGTAGGTGGAGGGCGCGGTGGAGAAGGAGGTTCATCGTCTTGCGCACCCGCCGTCGCTTGGCCGGTGGAAGAGTGGTTGGTGTGTCTGGGGTGTGTGAAGCCGGAGAGGTAGAGTCTGTGGTGTTCGATTGCTTCTTCGTGATAGGCCTCTACCAAGTTAGCTATTTTTTTTAtctattttatttatttattttttaaaagaaTGGCAGAAGTTCTGTCTTTCCGTTAAGGAGGTATctatttttatttatatatggcAGTTTTTTGTGGTTGTTTGGGGTCTTTGCATTTTTATCTATTATAGgagtttttttttgaaataaagaCCCATTCCTCATTTTTTACTAAGGTCACTATCATTCTCATTCTCACATCCATAAAATCAATGTCTGTAACTATAAAAGGTTAAAAAAATATTAAAACTACTCACTCTATTCATCTGTGAAAGGTGTAAAATATATCTTAGATTATTGGATAGATGTGTTTTGTGCTTCATAATGTTGGATAAGAATTACGCTTAGCTCTAGTTAGATGTTGAACTCTTCGAATATGGTTAGATGATATTTCATGTGACTAATCATTTCTCACTAGAAAGATGATTGTTTTTAAGTTCGTTGGATAAATAATATAATGGTTTCAAGATGATCAACCAAATTAAATCTTCCACTTTTCTTGACTGTATAGACACACCATTGAGCATTGATGGTCTCCTTGGTAATTTATTTTGTAAGAAATTGTATTTTCATTTATACGGGGTTTAAGCTTAatatgcaatatatatatatatatatgtgaacATGATTTGGTGATAAAAATCTATGTTAATCATTAATATTACAAGCAAGTACGCATTCAAATTATCTATTTTATCATATTTCTTCACAGAGTCAAAAACCTACAATACGTACTTAAGGAGTAAGTTGTTACCAATTTTCATATTAGGATGTACGTGTCTACTAATACTAATATATTTTTAGTCTAGTtttataaattattttattcATCCTATAGATCGCCCATTGCACAATTTACCCTGGACAAAACCATGAACCGTGATATCAGCTCACCCCGGTTTCTGACTTTGTTCCATCAATCGGCGTCACGAAACGAAACCCAAACAAAGTTTTACGCTGCCCCCGGAAGAAAAACCACCAACCGTCGCCCTgctcctgcgccgcgccgcgctccgCTCCCCGAAAGAGGGAGCCAAGCACAGTAGATtccctttcccttctctcctGCCCCTGCCCCCCTCAACCCCCCTTCCTCTCTCGCCTCACCATCCTCGCCTTCCCACCTGTCCGTCTTCATCCTCCTCCCTCGCGCCGCGCCTCTCCTCCCCGCCTCCGCGGAGAGGGAGCCCGTCCTGCGCGCGAGCGCCCCCGCCCGGAGAGGAGTCCTCCGCCCGTCCCGCCGCCTCAggtctcgccgccgccgccgccgccgccgccgccgccgccaccacctccgcTGCCTAGTTTCCGCGGCGTCAGTTCTGAGAAATTTTCTGGGGTTTCAGTGACGAGGATCGGCCGCCGGCGCAGGACCGGCCTTTGCCGCCGCCTTCCGTTTTATGGAGGGGTTCCTACTCAGCCTTAACCCGTTCCGGTTCAAGCCGCTCTGGCCGGCGAGGACCGCCCCCAAATCCCTCTGAACTCTGAAGCCCTAGGAAATCGTCCTCCCGTCCGGGGGTTCCCAGAAATCCCACGGCCGCCGTCCTCCACCACCCTTGTTTCCTGGTTAATCTGAAGTTTCCTGTAAAATTTCTGGTGTCCTCCGAGGTTTCCGAGGGGCACCAGGTTCCCTTTACTTCTCCGAGAACTGAGAGCCCTAACGCGGCGCCTTCTTCCCTGCCACCTCTCGACAAGGACATGAGCTTGCTGTTGGCGGCGGCGCCTCCACACGCATAGTGCCGTGCCCCGGGCTCGGCGTGGGCGTCCTTCCTTGGCGGTGCTGGCGTTGCGGACGAGGATGGCGAGGGAGGACGGCCCGGAGTTCGTGCGGTGGAGGGAGGAGTTCGTGTCGCAGGAGCGTGGCAGCCGCGTCGTGCACTACTACCTCGACGACGCGGCCGGCGGGTcccacctcgccgtcgtcggCACCGAGAGGAGCCTGCGTCACATGCTCTACGTGGTCTCCGAGGACTTCCGCGCCGCGTgggggtgcggcagcggcgctgATGACGGCGCTGGGCCGGCGGTGTTTGCGCGCAAGTGGAGGTCGCGCCGCGAGGTGGTGGATTGGCTCGCGTCCTtcctcccggtgaagacacTTGACTCGAGTAAGTAATTGTCGACCCCACCTGTTTCGGTTTACCACTGAGTTTATGGATTCATCTGAcattgataatcacataatccATCACTTTTTTTCATTGAGATTATATCACTTTTTTTCATTGAGATTATGTCTATGGTTTTCGAAACCTAAATTGTGCTCTGAAATCCATGAATGCCAAATTTGTGCTCTGAAAACCATGACTGCAGCCTAGTAGCAAGAGTTTGGAATCTATAATTTTCTGTTATGGTAGTTGGCTTCCCTTCACCCTTTTTGTAGAAGCATTTGATTTGTACATGCACAATGCAGCAAATTCATGCCTTTAAGGGCTTGTCAAACACAATGAAGCGTTCTCCTTTATGCACTTCCTGAGCGCACCTTTCCCTTGTATTCATTTTACCACGAAGAGAAGTGGAAGCTTGTGGAAGAGGGGTTTGATCTGCTAAGAAGCTTGTAGAGAGTCTGTTAAGATTCTCACCCCAAAAGGCATGGAGCTTCCCCAGGGATGCCCTCCGATGACCATCATCCTATTTGGCTATTTGGGAGTGCATAGCTTCTATTTGATACCTGTAGCTGTACCTACACTCGTGCACACAGACACAAAAATAACGCTCACCAATGGTTCAAGTACCTGTCAGGTCAATAAATAGTGTGAATAACGTGTATATTATATTGTCTTAATTGTCATCAATGTGTTTATTCATAATTTAATAGTTTGTTGTCCATTTCAGATTTCTCAAAATGCAGATCTTATGCAGATACTGACATCGGGTTAGATGGATACAGTGAAACTGATAGCTTTTTGCACCAAATTCTAGTAAGTCATCACTTGTAAATTTGTGTAATTTTGCTCCATATATTATGAACTCACTGATTCTTTTTTTCTGTTGTCTTTGTTATTAGGGGAAAGACTGTAGCTCAGACATTACATGGTCTGGTTCATTCTGGACATGTGGCAAGCAGCTTCGGCACTATCAAGCTTTTTGTCGCAATGGCACCACAATATCGGTAAGTTTCATCATGATATTGTTTATCATGATCATTTTTAGATCATTTTCCAGAATGTCTTATGGCATCTTGTTTTTCAGATCCACACTTTTGTGCTGGTCTTGTCAGAGGAAGAAAGTCGCTATCTTGCATACCTGGAAGACATGTATGAAGATAAGAAGGGACAGAAGAAGGTCAAAGTGCGGTGGTTTCATCAAAACCAGGAATTTTCCTGTGCTatacctcctcctccccctcatCCTTGTGAAGTTTTCATCACTCCTTTTACACAAGTAATCAGTGTGGAATGTGTTGATGATATTGCAACGGTTTTAACTCCTGATCATTATGAAAAATGCTCCAATGCATTGCCAGCTTCTTCTTTGGTTGGGATCCGTTTCTGCTTTCGCCAGTACAGTAAAAATAAATTCAAGCATTTTGACTTGAGTACACTGCGTGGATATTTTAGTCAAGCTGTTGTTCTGTCCTTGAAAATTCCACCCGAGTCAGAAAAAGATGGTGAAATCACACCTGGGAGGACCAAGTTTCCAAAGCAGTATGAGAGGCTTTACTCAAAATGTTTGGGCACTAAAATCTGTCGAGGTCCACAAGCAGACTCCATACCACCTTATCAGATATTAGATAATAAAAAATCTCCTGGGAAGCATCTCTCGATCAAGTTTATAGGGCCCCAGAATCAACTAAAGCCCACATACATTGCTGGTGACAGAGTAGAAATCTTGTCTCAAGACAGTGGCATTATTGGCTGCTGGTTCAGGTGCACTGTTCTAAAGTCATGTACTAATCATAACAAACTGAAGGTTCAATATGATGATCTCCAAAATGCTGATGACAGTGGGAGATTGGAGGTATCCCTTATTTTATCCTCTAATGCAATGATCTATTTTATTGTGCCTCTATAAAGTGTATTCTCTGATTAAAAGATTAGGTATCATCTCGTGCTGTATCAATGAGTTTATATGCCTCTGTGCAGGAGACAGTGCCTGCCTCTACATTGGCTCTTCCTGATAAACTGGGACTGAGAAGCCCAGACCGACTAAGAATTAGGCCACGTCCTCAACAAAGTAGTTCTGTTAACCGTGCTGCTTTGGTACCTGGAACTGCTATAGACGTATGGCAATTTAGTGGCTGGTGGGAAGGAATTGTTGTCAGTTTGGAGAACGCTGCTGCAGATAGCCTGCAAGTATATTTTCCAGGTGCATTTTCCTTGTTCAGTCAATAGGTTACGATTTTGTCTACCCTATGAGAAACAAAAGTTGCCTTGACAAAATAACTTTTAGCACCAAGTTAAGAAAGTAAATCCAGATGGTTAATGTACATGGCACCATTTTCCTGTTGGTTTAAACCCCAAACTGTAGGCATTTCCATTTTTTATCTTTTCAAGTATGCTCGTACCATTTTACTTCTATTAAATTATCATGAAACAATGTATGATCTATGTGTAATCATTTTACAACAGACAAAGATTGGGTGCTTCTAATAAATTTATCATCGCTTACAATATATCCATGAAGATGATGACATTTTGCTGTTATTTCATTCCAGGAGAGAACTTTTTTCAGGTGTGCCAGCTACAGAACGTAAGAATATCAAAAGATTGGATCAAGAACCAATGGGTTGATATTGAAGTAAAGATAAATGTGTTGTCACGAATACCTTCAGATGGTGTTGGAACAAGGCAACCTGATAATTTGTCATCTGTTGCCGTGCTAGACTCTAGCAGTTCTGCAGTGCCAGAGCAAGAGCTTTCAGGTATCCAAGCAAACTCCAATGGAGATGAACCAGTTCCTGAGCAAGTACTTGCTGCTATCAAGGCAAGCTCCCATGAAGATAAATCAGTGCCCGAGCAAGGGCTTTCAGCTATCCAAGCAAGCCCCAATGGAGATGAACCAGTGCCTGAGCAAGGGCTTGCAGCTATCCAAGCAACTTCAAATGGAGATAAACAAACAGAAGCTAGCAAGCAAACTGAGGTTAGTTTGACTGGTAAAACCTCCTCCATTCTTGCGGAGGATGAGAAACAAACAATTCTAGGGAAGCGTCCGAGAGATGATGATGCTGAACAAGACTGCAATGGGGAAGTAGGTGTAGATGTTGGCAAGACATGAGGTTTGGGACGTCCAAACTCATTAGACTCGTGTACATAGCTATAGATATGGTATTCAAACCCCCAGGGGAGGGGTTTCACTAGGTTGCTGATATCAGAGCGAATTGTCGCCTCTTTGTCATACACGAACCTCTCCTAGTTTTTCTATTTTGCTGGTAGTTGTGGTGTTTATGTTACGAGAGACACGGATTGCAAGCTGAATGGTAGGTACCCTTCCCATTGTATAGCAGTCTACAAATTTTGCCTGTGAATGTTTTCCCACCTCGTCTGTAGTTCACTTCATCGCAATTAGCTAACTTCATTCttcttttagaataaaattcttGCCCTTGTTCACTTGTATCGCAATTTGTATATCTACTCTTGCTCAGTTGGTATCTGCATTTAGGCGCTGTGATGATTCTCAGAATCGACCATGATGGTCCATTCTGATCGCTATGATGAGCATCCTGCCATCCCATGAACAGCAGCTGTGCATGTTGATCTGAAGTGGTTGCCGAATGAGAGCATTTTTCACTCTGCGGATCATGTGCCATCTATTTGTGGCATCCTGGATCTGAAGTTCTGAACTTGCCTGTACTAGAAGTCATGAAGGCATGGCATGATCTCATCATTTTGATTTTCTGTTATGTTAGGTTTGAGGTCCCTAACAGAGGCAAGGTCACATGATGGACTTTCGCCTACCCTATTTCCCTTCCCATGACATGCGAACTCTTCACCTTTTGCCATGATGGACGGGGCCAACAAACCCCATCTCAGTATCTCACCACATATATGGACGTGTCAGGTTTGTTACATGGTAGTGTATGGTACACCGTACATGTCTACTGACTAAGCTGCTGCTAGGTACATTATCTGCACTGAACAAGACCGAAGAGAGAGGAGTGCGATGAAGAACTTGCAGGATCTACAGCTTGGGCCATTGCTCGCCGTCGACGAAGCTCCGACCGAGGAACCGCCGAGCTGGATGGCTCTACAGCCTGAGCCACCGCTCGCCGTTGATGAAGCTCCGGCCGAGGAACGGCCGCGCCTCCTCGTAGGTGAGCGCCCGGGACCAAGGCACCCGCTGCCTCGTGCTCGCCCCTGGGCCCGTGCAGCTGTACTCCCCGAACTGCACCGTCCTGTCCAAAAAATGAACCCAGAAATGTCAATCTCTCGACGAACGCTGTGCCGTATCGTTTTTGTCAGGCTTGGAAGAGCCGGCAGGTAACAGCCGAGTCACATGTGGTAACTAACTGGCTAACTGCATTTCCTTGCAAAGACTGTTTGGTGAATCCGTCCTGCCAGGCAACTTCTACCTACCCACTTCCTATGAATCTGGTCGTCATCATCAGGTTAATAGTAAACCAGTTCAGTGAACTGTAATTGTGATTAGAGCGGTAAAAACAATACTATGATGGAAGTAGAAGCGCTACTCACTTTGTCCTTGACCGGTCGCCCCAGTCGCTCCAACCCTGGGGCAAGACGATGCCGCTGAGGTCGCAGTAGGAGTAGACGACCCTGGCGTACCTGCCCCACGCCCGGCCCAGGTACAGCGTGCCGGAGCCGGTGAGCCGGCACCCCACGAACGAGAACCCGGAGTCctccgccggcgagctccgctGCGACGCCGCGATGGCGCCGTAGCCCGTCGCCACCGCGTGCAGCGTGCACCCCTGCGTTTCCGTTGCAACGTTCAGcgccaaggaggaggaggaggaggagcagcgggAACATCGCTGTCATTGCCACTTGGGCTGGGCTGGAGAGTGGTGCCAAGGGTGCGAAAAGAATGTGACCACCCAGTCCGTTAAGGTTTTGAGCATGGATTTGTGTAAGAGCGCTTGGGCGCCGTGCAGGGCTAAGTGCCTAACGACCTGATTCCACTGAGCCGGCTAGGTAACCTAAGTGCTAACCTGTGTGACCAAGCGGAGCATTCCAAGCTAGCTAGACACATAGAAAAGCGAGAGACCAAAAGCCGGAGCAGTTCTTGCTGCAAGAACATGAGATGGCAAGGTTTGGTGAGTGCCTGAATGGTGATTTTCTGATGGCAACGTGACACCATTGATCCAATCAAAAGCGAAGGCAGGCGTGGTGATGGGCAACCTAATGATGTCAGCGTAAAGCCAGTAGTGTGGTCAAAACATGGCAGTTTGTTTAGGGGCGCAGAATGTCTGGATGTCGAAAAAGATCATGAATGTTTGTCTCCCAAGAAAATTGAGTGGTTGTAAATCATCGTGAAAATTTGAGCAAATTTTCTCTTGCTACCTACCTGGTACAGGGACCTTGCGTTCCCAAAGATGAAATCGATGGAGCCCTGGATGTCGCAGTTGTAGAGGTAGTGCCGGCCGATGTTGTCGAACAGCGTGTCCTGCGTCCCCAGGATCTTGCACCTGTAGAGCATGGTCTTGTCGCCGGACAGCCGCAGCGCCACCGCCTGCTGGCCGACCGCCCCCGGCGGAGCCGCCGGCGCGGAGTTCTGCCGATCGCCAGGTACACAACACATCATGTAACCAGAGGATCAGGTCGTGCATGCACAAACACAGCTGCTTCGGTGCAAGATTGAACAGAAGCTCGAACACGTACCTCGAAGGTGATGTGGCTGGCGCAGAAGTAGTCGGCCTCGATGGCGACGGAGGCGGAGTAGAAGGTGCCGACCTGGTGGCCGGACGGGTCGATGTCCGCCGCCCTGGCGTTCCAGGTGATCACCGTGCGGCCGGTGCCCATGCCGATGAGCGACACGAACGGCTTCGTGATCGGCACCGTCACCTTCTCCCTGCACCCACCCGCCATTGCACGCCTTATTTATAAGTATTTCTTACAAATTATAGTGCAATAGCTTTTGCTATGCAAAATAGAATGGTTTTTTAACAGATTAAGGGAAGCAATGCACAATTTTTGCGCCTATCCCCCTCCAAAAAAAATTAGCACCTACTACTTGTCATGCCTAGAAATTGCAGTTGACAACCTAGCTAGACGACGGTGCAGGGAGTTGCTTTCAAGTCTTGAACACTGAGAAAAATGGAAAGCTGCTACTAGTAGAAAACTGAATGAGCTGGCTATCCAAAACAAgcaaaacaaaaaagaaaattcAAAGAAAAAAAGATTGAGAAGAGTTGCAGCTAAGCAGAGAAGCGGCCAAGATGCAAGACGATCGAACACACGTCGTGATCACTTAATACCCCATTAACACTGAGGCAGTTACTACAAGAGAAGAGACGCGGTAGTGGAGGCGGAGGCATAGCAAGCagagcgccggcgccggcggcggccgatcACCCAACGCACCTGTACACGCCGGGCCTGACGAGGATCTTGACGCGGCGCGGGTTGCCGGCGGGCACCATGTCGACGGCGCCCTGCACGGTGCGCGAGTGCCCCGTCCCGTCCTGCGAGACCACGATCGTCTCCAGGTCGTGGCGTGCTCTGGCTCTGGCCTtcacgccgcctcggccgcccgcgGCGCCGTCGGACacgccgcgcggcgcggccacggcggcggcgcccgggatACTGAGGTCGTCCCACGTTATGAACCCGTcctcggcggccgccgccgtggggACGGACGCGGCGACCAGCAGGAGGACGGCGACGGCCGCGCGGACGCAGCGCCGCTCGTTCCCGGCGGCGGCCATGCGCGGCGCCGTGCCTCCCAGCCGCGGACCTTCGCTCGGCTAGGGTCTCAGGCTGTCACGTCGAGTAGTAGAGAGCTAGCTAGCCGGCTGATCAGCTGCACACGTGCCGTCTAGCGGAGCTCGTGACAGCTCTGGCTAGCTcggccgacggcgaggtgcGATCACTGGTCGGGGAATGGATGTAGAGTAGTAGTGGTGGCCGGCCGGGGCTGTGATTGTgtcgcgccgcacgccgcgttGCATGACATGGGAGGGGTGACGACGACGAGTCGATGATGATACGAGGGGATGGGGAAGAGGACGGAATCGGGAATGGAATGGAATGGAACGCGAGACGTTGGAGGCGTGAGGAAGTGGTGACGCCATTAAATACGAGGGCCGCGCCCGGCCGGCCCGACCGACCCAccgcccggccggccgcgctAGGCGCCTAGCTTCCCCCCTTGATTCTGCCTCCGGGCACTCGAAGACCATGTCTGTTCGCTGAGAGATTCAGGGCGAGAGGCCGCCGTGCCATGGAGTTGTGTGCACGCCTGAGCCTGCTACGTGTTTTGGCGCCACAGATCCGGGGGCCATTTCGTTCACGGGATCGTCGCTAACTGGTGCCCGTGTCAGTTCGCAACAGTTTCATGCAGAGCGGATCGCAGGCAGTGCCCGGCACGCGTTGAGGTTGAGGCTGAGGCCCCGGTTTGTGGGCATGGAATTCAGAAGGGCCATCGATTAGAATTCTCGATGCTGGTGTGTGAATACTTTTGGAGTGGTAAGATGGAACGGAAAGGTTGGTCATGACTTGCGCGCGCGAGGGAGGCGGGCATTTGTCTAAAATTTGCGGGATTTTCAAACTCGTCATGGATTTTTCAGAGAATGGGTGCCGGATGGGGGTAGATAACGAGTAGTTGGTTCAGACTTCAGAACGGTTGGGTGGAATCCACCAAGTTCGTGTCATGGGTAATGCAGCAATGGTTAACCTCCTTCTTCCTTTGACCTCGATTCAGAAACGTTCCGGAGCAGgacgcggctccaggcgggcaAAGTTAGCAGCAGGCAGGCTGCGAGTCAGCGTCAGTGTTCCTCTCGAAATGGATTCGGTGGAGGAGCATTACGTGCTGGACCTAACAGCGTTGGACCCTGCCAGATGGTCAGTCTGGTAGTGACTGGTAGGGCTTCTTTGACGATTAGGGCCTTGTTTAGATCGCAAGTTTTTATAACAGTTgaaactttttgctactgtagcactttcgtttgtatttgacaaattttatctaattatggactaactaggcttaaaagattcgtctcgtgatgtacaattaaactgtgcaattagttattttttttacatacatttactgctccatgcatgtgtcccaaaattgatgtgatggagagagagtgtaaaaatt is part of the Panicum hallii strain FIL2 chromosome 2, PHallii_v3.1, whole genome shotgun sequence genome and encodes:
- the LOC112881568 gene encoding uncharacterized protein LOC112881568 — protein: MNLLLHRALHLPRLSPRRGHGFTAAAVRARLSSPEPAPQQQPAVRLDIAPQVSFEAAVAATESKLRREQAASGADDGGRTCALPTWALIGGITAGVAVALALSAGAGPALALGPEGPLVEEFWDNMRRYALYVVTVSTGVAYTVLQPIVELLKNPVTALLIVAVLAGSGFLVSQVLNAMVGNSDFIYRYE
- the LOC112879701 gene encoding pectinesterase QRT1-like; protein product: MKAVVDHHHGPHSPTPAAATKISIPISSGEAALFGKGRYKAWALAAIALLALWSMFAASVTLRWSSGSGELAATFADASDPLIDELDPLDGTGHSRTVQGAVDMVPAGNPRRVKILVRPGVYREKVTVPITKPFVSLIGMGTGRTVITWNARAADIDPSGHQVGTFYSASVAIEADYFCASHITFENSAPAAPPGAVGQQAVALRLSGDKTMLYRCKILGTQDTLFDNIGRHYLYNCDIQGSIDFIFGNARSLYQGCTLHAVATGYGAIAASQRSSPAEDSGFSFVGCRLTGSGTLYLGRAWGRYARVVYSYCDLSGIVLPQGWSDWGDRSRTKTVQFGEYSCTGPGASTRQRVPWSRALTYEEARPFLGRSFINGERWLRL
- the LOC112881461 gene encoding uncharacterized protein LOC112881461, with protein sequence MAREDGPEFVRWREEFVSQERGSRVVHYYLDDAAGGSHLAVVGTERSLRHMLYVVSEDFRAAWGCGSGADDGAGPAVFARKWRSRREVVDWLASFLPVKTLDSNFSKCRSYADTDIGLDGYSETDSFLHQILGKDCSSDITWSGSFWTCGKQLRHYQAFCRNGTTISIHTFVLVLSEEESRYLAYLEDMYEDKKGQKKVKVRWFHQNQEFSCAIPPPPPHPCEVFITPFTQVISVECVDDIATVLTPDHYEKCSNALPASSLVGIRFCFRQYSKNKFKHFDLSTLRGYFSQAVVLSLKIPPESEKDGEITPGRTKFPKQYERLYSKCLGTKICRGPQADSIPPYQILDNKKSPGKHLSIKFIGPQNQLKPTYIAGDRVEILSQDSGIIGCWFRCTVLKSCTNHNKLKVQYDDLQNADDSGRLEETVPASTLALPDKLGLRSPDRLRIRPRPQQSSSVNRAALVPGTAIDVWQFSGWWEGIVVSLENAAADSLQVYFPGENFFQVCQLQNVRISKDWIKNQWVDIEVKINVLSRIPSDGVGTRQPDNLSSVAVLDSSSSAVPEQELSGIQANSNGDEPVPEQVLAAIKASSHEDKSVPEQGLSAIQASPNGDEPVPEQGLAAIQATSNGDKQTEASKQTEVSLTGKTSSILAEDEKQTILGKRPRDDDAEQDCNGEVGVDVGKT